GTTGCAGTTTGTCCTCTGGGATTTCACTgtattttccttccttcctccactGTGTTTTGGTCTCCCCTCTGACAAACACTCGCTCAGACATTAGatgaaggcttttttttttttttttttttctttctactttTCCCTCCTTGCAACACTGCCATGAAGCTGCACCTGGTGACTCAACTGGGCAACAGCTGTTTGAGTCTGAAGAACTAGAGCAAAACACAACTATCCTAGTTAAGTGCTGGCTTAATTCAGATCACGAATCTGTAAATTGGCAGACATCTTCTGTTATTTAAACCCAGCCATAATGACCCACGTTGAATACATGTGTTAACAGGTTTCTGCTGTTGGCCCACATAGTGTTTTGTTAAACTGCTGCACAAGCTGTCTACTCAGGCATAAGCACTGTAAGCAGCTTGTGCTTCTGTGTATCCATTTGACAGATAATGTGAATTCTTATAATTGGCTGCAGTAGtaatgatgtcagtgtgtcatattaaaaaaagcaaaatgacgACTAAAAACAAGCACTGAAACcaagaaatgtacaaaacacaTGCTGAGTCCACCTTCATAGCGTGTTTGGGCAGatctctctctgttgtgtgatcagttattatcatcattgtaaaaaaggaaaaatcaaaacatcttcatcttatttttgggaaattttcTTTGTCTATCTTGAAAGAGGTCCAGATTCGACTATGTCTGTTTAGCAGTGTATATAAACTCCTTGTCAGGAACAATGACATGATTTCTCATGTTGTAGTAATGAGCCGCTTTTTTACTTAGTTTTgctcaaaatgtgtttaaattcTTTGCAGGCATCCAATAAACAAAGAACACATGAAATTGCACCATTCGCAGTTTCCTGGTAAACACGTCGTGTAATGAAACGGTTTGTTGAGGATTGAATGTCAGATCTAATCATGAGCCAGTTTCTGTATGAGATGTGTTTTCCCAGACAGTTCAGTCCAACAGTTGTATCCACACTAATCCTCCCATGCAGATCCCATGCACGCTTAACGTATTGGTTGTTCTGTAGGGGATTTCTATGTAACCTTGTACCGTTTTCTTTTGCTCAAATCCGTTTAGATTACAGTGTTATGCACATTTTCCCAACATCAGAACCATTAACTACCGTTTCATTAATTCACTGGGTCTCTGTTGCTCATTTCATCCCCACTGAAGGCACCCACTCTGAAAATGTAAACCTAAACGGCGCTTTGAAATATAAACATTCACCAAATGACACCCGCTCTTCACACCACTCCTTCGTGTCTCGTCTTCCCAACAAAACCGAAAGGATGAATGCGAGTGATTGATTGCAGAAGTTTTCCTCGACTTGATCGGACTAGAGTTCGGTGGAATCCTAAGATCATCGTCAGCAATCCATGACGGGGAAGGAAACTGGAGCAGCAGTGCCTTTGCTGATGTTGGAAACCACGGAGCACCAAATCGGAAGTCTCCCCGCCATCGCGTTAACTTATCCGCCAGAGGAAGTGTGACAGTACTGGGGGGGGAAAGCATTTGGAGGCGATGAACGTCGGTCCGTGGATCTCCCTGCCACTGATACAGATGGCTTTGCTCGTCTGAGGATCCTGCAGCAGAACATGATAAATGGTACGTGTGGTTTTCGCATCTGGTGCGTATTTACGCAAGAGATGAGCTGATAAAGAAAGTGAGTGAAAGTTGAAGTGTGTGCATGCGGCTGTGTTAAATAGAACTGTTCTCGCATTAGTCATGACGGCATGTGGCGCGAACAGCTGGAAACTAACTAATGCTTTAACGCACTGTGCGTCCGCACCAACTGAACAACGATCACGGTCGGTGTTGATTTGGAGTGCGCTCTTCACATATCCTCTGACTTTCATAGTGTCTGCCCGGAGCTCTACTCCGTAGTGTCCTTGTGGTTCTCTTGTTGGCCAGCTCCTGTGGTAAACGTAGATGCAACTATAAGGAAATCCTGGGCTCCTACAGAGAGGTCATCTTCGTCGAGCTGCAGAATCTGGTATGAGAACGTTTTGAAGATGTTCCTGATTGATTATGTGTGACTTTATCATAGAGACACGTTcctttttattgatttatccTCTCAATTAACCGGCGCGATGTAACGTCGTTCATTCGAGCCAGTTGCAGCTCTAATTAAACATATGGGAGCAAAGCTTCAGTGTCCTGTGACAGGCTGCAGTTCTCCAGTGTTTGACACACTGCGCCAGTAAAGCACATGgttattttcctcttttgaaCGTTAGACGATTTTAATTCCCTTTAATAAATTCACATTTGGTTATTGTTTTGCAGAATTTGACTGGTCCATTTAATACACCCAAAGAGAGAGACCCCTGTCCCTCAGGAAAGGTAAATGGCACTACAGTATGTGCactttcagcaccatggacagggTAATATTGACTCCTGACAGTTTGTCCTCATTTGTCCTGatattgttatattttcacAAGAATCTGTCATGTAATCTGCCCGTGTGGCTGCCTTATATTAAAGATTCGGGAAATGCAAAGGAAGAATCCCCCTGAGGGAATCGTGAAGTGTACCTAAATTTGTTGTATAGTGCCAtcaacattcattttcttcGCATTTTGCACTCCTGTCCCATGGCAGGCACGTCGCATCCTGGTTTCCATCTATGGTATGGCACACCAGGTGCGGTGTCAGAGGAGTGGCAAGCAGCAGTCTGACCTGGAAAAGCCACTGGAGAGCATGGAGCAGCTCATTGTTCACAACTGCAGCCCTGATTATCTGGTGAGGACAAGGACTGCGGAGAGCTATGCTCTGCCATTTTTGAGTGAATATATCTAGTGATTTtccaacagcaacacaaaattGCTCCACCACCTCTAACAAAATCTCATAcataaaataagaaacaaatAAAGGTTGGGTTGGGGAAATGGTTTTCAGATAGTCTGATCTATACAAAGGATAAATAAACATCCTTAATGATGAGACCCTGACAAGAACAGCATTAAAGCAGATCAGTAGATAAAAACCAACATTTTGCTGCATAACAATACTTGTGGTTGTATGCTTTCAGGGGAGGAAAGGCTCTTGTTCAGCTGTCCAGAAAGTGcgaggaaagaagagaaagaggatcAGGTTAATCAAAGTTATCAAGGCACTGATCACTTGTTGGCAGAAACTTCAGAGTGTCTATGTGCTCTCAAAgtagaaaatgttttgtcttcCTGGTTCATGTAAGCCTGTACTTTCTCAGACAGACATTAGGTGAATTTCCAGACAGTTCACTGTATCAAACAGAGGATGCTGCATGGCTAATGACCGACTATATTTAGACTGTTTTTCAAATGCACTGTCATGAATGTTTACTGCTGTCAAgttctcagtgttttgtgtcCTGGAACCGCACCAGACTTCACATGTCAGCATTGCTCCTTGTTTTATGGAATAGTTTTATGGTAACCACAGATAAGCTAAAATATCCACAATGCATTCAAGTACATTTTCCAAGGTCTCTCCAACAACTATGTTTGTCTTCATAAACCATATGTCATCGTACACATGAAATGTCCTCCTGTCAGTTGTGTTTTGGAGTGTATGCAATATAATCAAACaacctttttaaaatgtatgatTTCTTCTTGCATGAAGTCTTGGTACtgtgattattattactattactattattatcattagtattgatggtgatgatggtggtatAGGTGTAGTATCAACTACAATAGACCCTTTAAAAGTATCTTTATTAACATAATGCACATCGAAAAGAAagagtaaaataataataaaagacaaagaactgGTTCAAATTAATAGAACATTATGTCAcacttcaccttttttttttttttttttttttttttttactgattgCTGCTTTCAAGAAATAAGATAATTTGACAACGATATATTGCATTTATCCAGTATAATAATTAAGTTAATCCTTCGGAGCGACATGCCAGCCGCACTCAAAGTAAACAACAGCTCTGTGCTCTCGGTGGACGTCCTCGGTAAAGCCCTTCTTTCTGTGGCAGCGGAACACTTCTAAAGCGGCACTGTTTCCATACGGAGCAGATGATATGCTGCACAGCGTCGACCAAACGATTTCCTAACGCTAGGAAACATCAACAACCAGCTACACAAGGTATCGTTGTGGTAAATTCGTGTCATTACTGGCACCTTTGCACAAATGTACGTTTTAAACCgtcttatttcagtgttttatttccGTTATATTTTGTCGCTCACGTTTTTCTGAAACAAATTAATTGTATCGATCCGAAACGTTGAAAAAAGCAATATCACCGTGTTAACTGTCGGAGGCCACGTTTACCGTGCTGCGTAAATCACACTGAATGTTCTGAACATGAAAAACTCTCATTTTAACAGCTGAAAGCGGAGTTTAGTTGTCGTGTTGCCTGGTGTGTTTGAAGCGCTAAGTTCAAGTCAAGTAGCCCTTGACAGAGCTGACATGGCCAGCAGCAGAAGTGCAGTAGACATGGATCCAGATGTCGCTCGGAGGCTGTTTGAGGAGGGGGCTTTCCTGGTGCTGCTGGGTGTTCCTCGGGGCACAGAGCTAGGCATCGACTGCAAGAGCTGGACGGTTGGTCCCCGCTTCAAGGGTGTGAAGATGATCCCCCCAGGCCTGCACTTCCTCCACTACTGCTCAGCCAACCCGTCAAGCTGTGGAGGAGAAATTGGCCCAAAGACAGGCCTCTTCCTCAATCTCAAACCCAGAGAGATCCTGTTGGCCAATTGGGATCCCAAAATAGAAGATCTAGACTTCTCAGCCTCCCAGAATGAAGAGGAGATCAGCCGGATCAGGGCAAACTTGCAAGACCTGGATCCCTTCCTGGGGCCCTATCCGTACGAGGTGATGAGGAAATGGGTGTCCCTCACAGACCGCCTGAGCGAGGAGGTGGCCTTTAACTTGCAGCCTCTTTCGGGTCGAATATGTGCCTTCAGCGATGTCATCCCCGAGACTCAGTTCAGACAcaccaaagacagagcagatCAGCCGAGGAATGACACGGCCTGTAACAGCATGAAAGAGGGGCTCGACAGGCTCCCCAAGATGAAGCTGAGGGAGGGGACAGAGTTGCGCTTCTCTGTAATCCCCAAGAAGACCTACCCTCCCGGGGCTACACCGGCCGAGATCACCCAGTGCAGCCTGGACCTGAGCTATGCCCTGGAGACTGTGCTGGAGAAGCACCACGAGCTGCAGCCTCTCAACCTGCTAGGTATGTGTCAGATATACTTACATTAGATCATTTAAATAGCACACAGTTACGTATATGTATGAAACAACTACCTAAGTTTCGTCTCCCCCCTCTCAGGTGAGCTGCAGTTTGCCTTTGTGTGCTTCCTCATTGGAAACGTATATGAGGGCTTTGAGCACTGGAAGTGTCTCCTAACTCTGCTGTGTCGATCAGAGGAGACGATGCGAAAACGTAAGGAGCTCTACCTGGGGCTCATCGGTGTGCTGTACCACCAGCTCGGAGAAATCCCGCCTGACTTCTTTGTCGACATCGTGTCTCAGGACAACTTCCTCACCTCCACGCTGCAGGTAGATGCACGACCTCAGATACATTTCAATGCTGGGATCTCAAAGTACATACgaatgaaagggaaaaaaaagctgtgtaGTGTCTGTCAGTGGAAGCATAGGACAGCATTTTTTAGATAGTTTATAATGTTCTAGCACTTACTGTCATACCTCAACCTAGTATTTTACAGATTGGGGCTCTTATTTATCAAGCGACTTTTTGGGATTAGCTTTCTTTACCTAGGAAGGTAATCTTATTTTCACCAGGATTTGAGAGACCTGGAACCAGTTGGGAGTTCCCAGGAGGTAGCAAATGATATGGTTACCTGGAAATTACTCACATTGCATTATGGGTACTGTAGTCTCTACTGTTGcgcctctctctgctgttggtGGCCACTTTGTGCTTCTCGGTTAGCCACAACCAATCAGGGAAGCTTTGCTGAGACGGTTCTCATTTTCACACCTGGAACAAACACAGTTTCAGGGAGGTGGTGAAGGATGAGGGACGGGCGGGCGCTGCTTCTCTGGGGATCGAACTATTATCGTTGTCATGGATGTTCACATATTCAGTTACAAATCATTACATTGTTTTGACGCATTTTCTCACAGGACTTTTTCCAGTTTGCCAGCGGCCCGGGTGTCGACGGCATGCTGCGCAAGAGAGCGGAGAGGTTCAAAGCTCACCTGACCAAGAAGTTCTCCTGGGATTTTGATGCAGACTTGGACGACTGCGCGCCTGTGGTGGTGGAGCTGCCTGAAGGTGTTACAGTGGACTGAGACTGTACTATGGACTCAATGGACTTCATAAGTGGGGAGGAGGACTGAAAACATCTGGCAGTGAAGCCTTGATCAGAAAGTTCTGAAGAACACTTGAGGAAATGCAAACAGccactgcagccacagcagtCCTCTAAATGACCACACACTCTTAGATTCAGTAACACCAGTAGTTCTCCAACACTGTTCCATGTGGGCCGTGCAACATCTTCTTACGTGAGTACGCAGTTTGTACACGGCTTGATATGAAGAAAGCAAACATGTTGCAAGTAATCCTGTTTTAATTcaaggcagagctgcagaaactAAATGTCAGTAGTGCCCTCTGGTGGTGGTTTTGTCTAATCTTAGCAAGCAGGTTGTCTTGTGTTGCTGACAATTTTAGAACCCCAGCTTCACACACTTATTACCAAAATCAACCCCCTAGCATTTTAGACTTTGGTCAGTTAGTTAATGGGTATGCTATTAAGTGTAACCTTAATATCACCTAACTTTGTAAGAATTACGGCGGGTTTCATTGAGGGAAGGTGTGATTGTTGGGTCTGTACCTcatatattaaaaataaaactattgCTGTATGTTGATAAATCCCCTTGCAAATAACAAAGTCGTTTGTAATGGTAAATTGGTCAAACATAAAGACCTCAGCTGTTTTCCTCAGAAATGTTCTTAACCTTTCACTTTTCTATGATTTATTACATCCAATTTCGCTGTAATAAAAACAACTCTTTTGGTATAAAACAGTCATGCAGTGCTTCTTGTCAATGCCGTCTATTGAATGTTAATACATGTGTCAGTACCTGTCAGAGGTcgtttctttctcctccactaGATGGCGTTCATGGGCTTTTGGTGAAGCTAATGTACAACTTTGTACGTCTTCCTAAGGATCCTCATTGtaaatgtccaaatgtccatGCACATGAAATGAAAGGCTCTGGTTTTCAGAGCTGAGAAGAACCAGGTTTGCTTGGCCGTGGGTACTGTGCACAACACGACGGTCTTTGTGGAAGTCATCTGTATAAGCTTTCTCTTAATTTCAACAAAGCTGATTTGTGAGGAATAACAGGTGGAGGAATAGGCATGGGGGTGCACGGACAGCAACTGGATAACATAATAACATGCAATTTAttagctgtgtgtatgtgtgtccccctgctgtgacagtgatggatggGACAGGCGTTGCTTTAGCCGGTTGATCCATCTATCCATTCACTCGTTAATTTCTCATCTGCCCTGCCTGaaccttttttctctccagctggACGTCTCTGCTTTGACATGTCCCGTGTCCGTGAACCCATCTATAACCGCaaagctgctgtgaaaaggaCTAAAGCCATCTAATGCAGTTATGTGAATCAATAGAGTCTGGGCCTGTTGATGGAGATCCAAATgccaatacaaaaaaaaaaaaaaaaaaatccattctcTTCCCAGAAGACAGATGGTATTGTgaaatgaatgttaatgctCGGCTTTATGATGAAAAGTCCCTCTTTGAAAATTTATGCACATCTTAAAAGAAGATCAGTTCAGTATTTGTGGTCCACTCTGAGGCCGCTGGGGCCCTGCGCTGGTTGTTACTTTCCTTTTGAATGCAATTAGATGGAGAAAATGGCTTGGAACACATGGTGGAAACATATCAGCACAACATGGAAGGAAATGTACGCCAATTATTTGTAGATTCGTTTTCCTCTCTGGGGATGAAATACTGTACATTGTCAATGAAGACAAGTCCCAGAAATTACACTGTAGGGACGTCTTTGGCATTTCAGCCCCTCCATTAGTGCTGGAATTACAGGGTGCAGCAAGTCAGCGGACGACTCATTAAGTGTCCGGCTTCTCTGTGCACCCCTTCACCCCCAGTGAACGCTCTCCCGCCTGCCTCCTCCTGGTATGGCAaccattttcctttttaaactcCCTTATTTGTTTCGTTTGGTGAGGCCGCCCAGGGGAGCGAAGCACGCTGGGAAACGGACCGCGCTGATTGTGAAGGACCTCAAAGACAAGCAGGTCCTGTCAGTCATGGTGGAGCTTTCTCTCCGTTAGATGTGAGCTGGCCATTTCCACGGGGCTCACGGGCTGCTCACCCTGCCAGTGTAAACACAGGCCCCTCTGTTTCTTTCCCAGCCgctctcctcccccctcacgGCAGCAAGGAggatggatgtttgtgtgtgtgtgtgtgtgtgtgtgtgtgtgtgtgtgtccgtgtgacTTCTTGACCGAGCACTGACTCTGCTTTTAATATTAATTATTGTCGACTGAACAAATCATGTTTGATCATGTGTGTATTGAATTACTCAATTATTAATTGACCCCAGGCACCTGCGATAAAAGGATAAATCAGACTGATTTTTTTGCACCGTAGTGGAAAGTGGAGTGAAAGATGCACACGATTGCCAGCACCCGGACCTTCTGCCCATTCTAACTGCCGCTGTTGCATCGCCCTGTGTCACTACATTTCTCCAAATACTATATTTTTGCAGAAGTTTCGATTACAGCTTTTCGTTTCTCATGCCTTTTTCCGTACAGAtttctctgcctgctgtctgtctttcaccCATGGAAGTGAAGTCTGTTTCTTTCGAAGGCCGCTTTGATGTATGGCAAGATGCATAATTATAATGAATAGCTTGTCAAAAAGTGGGCTGTTTGGTAATTACCCGTGTCCACAGCTTACATGTGGGGAAAGACGTTGGTACAGAAGAAGACCTCTTTGACCTCTTTTTTACTCCAGATTGCAAAGGCAAATGTATAATTACAAACATTTGCTTCAGTTGTGGTGACATTCAGAGTCCAAACCCTCACTTTTCAGGTGTAAAAGTGAAAGCAGATAGCGGATGAATCATTGTGCTCTTCAACAAAATATGAAGGCATGAGAAGTTTGGAGCAGATTCTCTTCCCTGTCCACACACATCGGTTTCCTTTTCGTCTTGGAGATTTCCTCCAGTGTCTACctccaggagtgtgtgtgtgtgtgtgtgtgtgtgtgtgttcatgaccAGGCTGCgtattctcctctctgctgcggTACCAGCGGGGCTTCACATGTCTGACTCGCATGACCCAAATGTGAGGCAGGCACGTGTACCTTTTCCCAGGACGTGCGTATGAGTGCGCGGCGTGGTCAGCGTGCACGTTTGGAGCTCTGGTGCCCAGACATATGGATGGTGGGAAGGTGGGGAGGGGGTACTAAACGTGGGGATGGACAAAGTTAAAAATCCCTCCTGGAAATTTCATACACACCaggggagagagtgtgtgtgcgtgagtgtgtgaacaATATGTTCTGTTATAGTGATCTGCTGCAGTGATTAAAGGCAGGAGCTAAAAACAAGGCAGTGGACCTTTGAGGTCTGGTCAGCaggcatgtgtgtctgtcagtgtccgTGTGATCATGTACAGCTTAAGGACGTGACAGCTGGCCAGTAAATGTCCCAGGCTAACTAACGAAAGTCGCAGAGGTGAAACAAGCACACGCTGTGATTAGcgcagacacagcagcacaacagagacagacataaCCTCCGCTGTCATGTCTCGCTGTTGTCACAGAGCTCATAAAAGTGTCTGCGCCTGTGCTCTATATCATCCTTGA
This region of Chaetodon auriga isolate fChaAug3 chromosome 10, fChaAug3.hap1, whole genome shotgun sequence genomic DNA includes:
- the LOC143327506 gene encoding uncharacterized protein LOC143327506, whose amino-acid sequence is MCLPGALLRSVLVVLLLASSCGKRRCNYKEILGSYREVIFVELQNLNLTGPFNTPKERDPCPSGKARRILVSIYGMAHQVRCQRSGKQQSDLEKPLESMEQLIVHNCSPDYLGRKGSCSAVQKVRGKKRKRIRLIKVIKALITCWQKLQSVYVLSK
- the aar2 gene encoding protein AAR2 homolog, translating into MASSRSAVDMDPDVARRLFEEGAFLVLLGVPRGTELGIDCKSWTVGPRFKGVKMIPPGLHFLHYCSANPSSCGGEIGPKTGLFLNLKPREILLANWDPKIEDLDFSASQNEEEISRIRANLQDLDPFLGPYPYEVMRKWVSLTDRLSEEVAFNLQPLSGRICAFSDVIPETQFRHTKDRADQPRNDTACNSMKEGLDRLPKMKLREGTELRFSVIPKKTYPPGATPAEITQCSLDLSYALETVLEKHHELQPLNLLGELQFAFVCFLIGNVYEGFEHWKCLLTLLCRSEETMRKRKELYLGLIGVLYHQLGEIPPDFFVDIVSQDNFLTSTLQDFFQFASGPGVDGMLRKRAERFKAHLTKKFSWDFDADLDDCAPVVVELPEGVTVD